In one Pseudomonas purpurea genomic region, the following are encoded:
- a CDS encoding putative 2-aminoethylphosphonate ABC transporter permease subunit, with translation MSAPIALPIPHKQVRQASRAEIGDRVFVVGGKVLLLCLLSVAVLMPLLAIFWRGFSSEAGQGGGLVAARELVTSANFHWLLGNSLKVSLSVAAIVVPLAYLFAYALQRTLIPGKAIWRGMSLLPLMAPSMLPGIALVYLFGNQGMLRGLLSENIYGFWGIVLGEVIYTFPHALMILLSALSLADARLFDAASSMGASPAKAFHSITWPATRQAVFAAFCLVFTLTITDFGVPVVVGGGYQVLALEAYKAVVGQQQFGRGALIGMVLLLPALFSFGVDAWLRRRHGDSMSGRAQVFQPAPSRLRDGCYLTVVLLICAALLLVFGMAVYSSLVKFWPYNLSLSLNHYQFGDTAGGGWLAYGNSVKMALCTALIGSGLIFTGAYLMEKTKGQRGLNLALRMLSFVPMAVPGLVLGLGYVFFFNLTGNPLHVLYGTMTLLVVCTIAHYLTTAQMTATTALRQLDAEFEAAALSLKAPLYRHYLRVTVPICLPALLDIVRYLFVSAMTTVSAAIFLYSPDTLLAAVAVLNMDDAGNVGGAAAMSTLILFTSAGVSLLLAWASRGLLRRSQAWRQTVPGN, from the coding sequence ATGAGCGCGCCCATCGCGCTGCCGATACCGCACAAGCAGGTTCGGCAGGCCTCCCGCGCAGAAATCGGTGACCGGGTGTTCGTGGTCGGCGGCAAGGTCCTGCTGCTGTGCCTGCTCAGCGTCGCGGTGTTGATGCCGCTGCTGGCGATCTTCTGGCGTGGCTTCAGCTCCGAAGCCGGGCAGGGCGGTGGCCTGGTCGCCGCCCGTGAATTGGTGACCAGCGCCAATTTCCACTGGCTGCTGGGCAATAGCCTGAAAGTCTCCCTCAGCGTCGCGGCTATTGTCGTGCCGTTGGCGTACCTGTTTGCCTACGCCCTGCAACGCACGTTGATTCCCGGCAAAGCGATCTGGCGCGGTATGTCGTTGCTGCCGTTGATGGCGCCGTCGATGCTGCCGGGCATTGCGCTGGTCTACCTGTTCGGCAACCAAGGCATGTTGCGCGGTTTGCTCTCGGAGAACATCTACGGCTTCTGGGGCATTGTGCTGGGCGAGGTGATTTACACCTTTCCCCACGCCTTGATGATTCTGCTGTCGGCGCTGTCCCTGGCCGATGCGCGGTTGTTCGACGCCGCGTCGAGCATGGGTGCCAGCCCGGCCAAGGCGTTTCACAGCATTACCTGGCCGGCGACCCGGCAAGCGGTATTCGCCGCATTCTGTCTGGTGTTCACCCTGACCATCACCGATTTCGGTGTGCCGGTGGTGGTCGGTGGCGGCTATCAAGTACTGGCGCTGGAAGCCTACAAAGCCGTGGTCGGCCAGCAGCAATTCGGTCGCGGCGCGCTGATCGGCATGGTGCTGTTGCTGCCGGCCCTGTTCAGTTTTGGCGTCGATGCCTGGCTGCGCCGTCGTCATGGCGATTCCATGAGCGGTCGGGCGCAAGTCTTCCAACCGGCGCCGTCGCGGCTGCGCGATGGCTGCTACCTGACTGTCGTGCTGCTGATCTGCGCCGCGCTGTTGCTGGTGTTCGGCATGGCGGTGTACTCCTCGCTGGTGAAGTTCTGGCCGTACAACCTGTCGCTGTCGCTCAATCACTACCAGTTCGGCGACACCGCCGGCGGTGGCTGGCTGGCCTACGGCAACAGCGTGAAGATGGCCCTGTGCACGGCGTTGATCGGCAGCGGCTTGATCTTCACCGGTGCCTACCTGATGGAAAAAACCAAAGGCCAGCGCGGCTTGAACCTGGCGCTGCGCATGCTCAGTTTCGTACCGATGGCGGTGCCGGGGTTGGTGCTGGGCCTGGGCTACGTGTTCTTCTTCAACCTCACCGGCAACCCGTTGCATGTGCTCTACGGGACCATGACCCTGCTGGTGGTCTGCACCATTGCGCACTATTTGACCACCGCGCAAATGACCGCCACCACTGCGCTGCGCCAGCTCGACGCCGAATTCGAAGCCGCCGCGCTGTCGCTCAAGGCGCCGCTGTACCGCCACTACTTGCGCGTCACCGTGCCGATCTGTCTGCCGGCGCTGCTGGACATCGTGCGCTATCTGTTCGTCTCGGCGATGACCACCGTTTCAGCGGCGATCTTCCTCTACAGCCCCGACACCCTCCTCGCGGCGGTGGCGGTGCTGAACATGGACGACGCCGGCAATGTCGGCGGCGCGGCCGCCATGTCCACCCTGATTCTGTTCACCTCGGCGGGCGTTTCCCTGCTGCTGGCCTGGGCTTCGCGCGGCTTGCTGCGCCGCTCCCAGGCCTGGCGGCAAACCGTGCCCGGCAACTGA
- a CDS encoding putative 2-aminoethylphosphonate ABC transporter ATP-binding protein, whose product MNHPNATAQVFPGAPMKVRGIEKRFGAFTALDNVSLDVEAGELVCLLGPSGCGKTTLLRCIAGLERQDRGELYLGDRDVSLLAPQARDYGILFQSYALFPNLTVEANIAYGLAGSGRDEVRKRVGQMLELVGLIGSEKKYPGQLSGGQQQRVALARALAPAPSLLLLDEPMSALDARVREHLCTELRQLQRNLGITTLMVTHNQDEAMLMADRIAVMNNGKVEQYATPQEIYNRPATPFVAEFVGQGNWLPFQRNSDSHAQVGGMNLRLADNSGNAASGRLFCRPEAISINPLVHEENLFPAKVREITFLGNRCRMSFELNHLPGHALLAELSPEAMPRLGAQDIMVALPPRSLQVFA is encoded by the coding sequence ATGAACCACCCGAACGCAACTGCCCAGGTCTTTCCCGGCGCGCCGATGAAGGTGCGCGGTATCGAGAAACGCTTCGGCGCCTTCACCGCGCTGGATAACGTGTCGCTGGATGTCGAGGCCGGTGAACTGGTATGCCTGCTCGGGCCTTCGGGTTGCGGCAAAACCACCTTGCTGCGCTGCATCGCCGGGCTGGAACGTCAGGATCGCGGCGAGTTGTACCTAGGTGATCGCGACGTTTCCCTGCTGGCACCGCAGGCTCGGGACTACGGCATTCTGTTCCAGTCTTACGCGCTGTTCCCCAACCTCACCGTTGAAGCCAACATTGCCTACGGCCTCGCTGGCAGTGGTCGCGATGAAGTGCGCAAGCGTGTCGGCCAGATGCTGGAACTGGTGGGCCTGATCGGCAGTGAGAAAAAGTACCCCGGCCAATTGTCCGGCGGTCAACAGCAACGGGTCGCACTGGCCCGGGCCTTGGCGCCGGCCCCGTCGTTGTTGCTGCTGGACGAACCGATGTCGGCCCTCGACGCCCGGGTTCGCGAGCACCTGTGCACCGAGTTGCGCCAGTTGCAGCGCAACCTCGGCATCACCACGTTGATGGTCACGCACAACCAGGACGAGGCCATGCTGATGGCCGACCGTATCGCCGTGATGAACAACGGCAAGGTCGAGCAGTACGCCACGCCCCAGGAAATCTACAATCGCCCGGCCACGCCGTTCGTGGCCGAGTTCGTCGGGCAGGGCAACTGGTTGCCGTTCCAACGCAACAGCGACAGCCATGCGCAGGTCGGCGGGATGAACCTGCGCCTGGCCGATAACAGCGGCAACGCCGCGTCGGGCCGACTGTTCTGTCGCCCGGAAGCCATCAGCATCAACCCGTTGGTGCATGAAGAAAACCTGTTCCCGGCCAAGGTCCGCGAGATCACGTTCCTGGGCAACCGCTGCCGGATGAGCTTCGAGTTAAACCATCTGCCCGGTCATGCACTGCTCGCCGAACTGTCGCCCGAAGCCATGCCGCGCCTCGGTGCCCAGGACATCATGGTCGCCTTGCCGCCGCGCAGCTTGCAGGTGTTTGCCTGA
- a CDS encoding LysR family transcriptional regulator yields MLSAELKAFYMVARLGSITLAAKKLGLSQPTVTTQIRHLESQYSVELFYRGGRRLTVSDEGARLLPMVKTLMQQEADIEFFLRNSGQVQGALRIAATAPYYILDLVKAFRERLPQVEVSVEIGNSQQVLEALEDYRVDLAASSQLLEDARLIRRVLGTDPLVLAVHRNHPLAVHDHVQLSALAGHTLLMRETGSTTRRLTEELLASAGVSFGPLLEIGSRESIREAVLRNIGISIIARQEVPHDPQLRVLTLENAPQIPEYLYCLKERKNARLPAAFLGLAQEMSPA; encoded by the coding sequence GTGCTGAGTGCCGAGCTGAAGGCGTTTTACATGGTCGCGCGTTTGGGCAGTATTACCCTGGCGGCGAAAAAGCTTGGCCTGAGCCAGCCCACGGTAACGACTCAGATTCGGCATCTGGAAAGCCAGTATTCGGTTGAGTTGTTCTATCGCGGCGGTCGTCGGCTGACAGTCAGCGACGAAGGGGCGCGGTTGCTGCCGATGGTCAAGACGCTGATGCAGCAGGAGGCCGACATCGAGTTTTTCCTGCGCAACAGCGGCCAGGTCCAGGGCGCGTTGCGCATCGCCGCGACCGCACCGTATTACATTCTGGATCTGGTAAAGGCGTTCCGTGAGCGCTTGCCGCAGGTGGAAGTCTCGGTGGAAATCGGCAACTCCCAGCAGGTGCTCGAAGCGCTTGAGGACTACCGGGTCGACCTGGCCGCGTCTTCGCAGTTGCTGGAGGACGCGCGATTGATCCGCCGCGTACTCGGCACCGACCCGCTGGTGCTGGCGGTGCATCGCAACCATCCGCTGGCGGTGCATGATCATGTGCAGCTCAGTGCGCTGGCCGGGCACACTTTATTGATGCGTGAAACCGGCTCGACCACCCGGCGCCTGACGGAAGAACTGCTGGCCAGCGCGGGGGTGAGTTTTGGCCCGTTGCTGGAGATCGGCAGCCGTGAATCGATCCGTGAAGCGGTGCTGCGCAACATCGGCATCAGCATCATCGCCCGCCAGGAAGTGCCCCACGATCCGCAGTTGCGGGTGCTGACCCTCGAAAACGCGCCGCAGATCCCCGAATACCTGTACTGCCTCAAGGAACGCAAAAACGCCCGTCTGCCGGCAGCATTCCTCGGCCTGGCCCAGGAAATGTCCCCGGCCTAG
- a CDS encoding heavy metal translocating P-type ATPase, producing the protein MSDSLHTHKPHADHDHDHSHTLKPVEKHDHASHGGSCCSSAAAPSLIKLSETPTDGARLSRFRIEAMDCPTEQTLIQNKLGKLAGVQQLEFNLINRVLGVTHDLPTTASIIAAIKSIGMVAEPIEEGADAQAGSLAPVKKPWWPLALSGVGALAAEVIHFTSAAPTWVVAIVALVSILSGGLGTYKKGWIALKNLNLNINALMSIAVTGAVLIGQWPEAAMVMFLFTVAELIEAKSLDRARNAISGLMQMTPEKVTVQQQDGNWVESEAKNIELGARVRVRPGERIGLDGVVVSGNSTIDQAPITGESLPVEKTVGDKVFAGTINQAGSLEYTVTAAANNSTLARIIHAVEEAQGARAPTQRFVDSFSKIYTPVVFIFALGVALVPPLFMGAAWFDWIYRALVLLVVACPCALVISTPVTIVSGLAAAARKGILIKGGVYLEGGYKLDYLALDKTGTITHGKPVQTDYLSLDPTVEATAQVLAASLAGRSDHPVSLAIANAAVDKQLALRAVDNFEALTGRGVRGEINGQVYHLGNHRLVEELGLCSPALEEKLFALEKQGKTVVLLLDTSGPLALFAVADTVKESSREAIRQLHDLGIKTLMLTGDNPHTAQAIAAQVGIDQARGDLLPTDKLNAIEALYAQGHRVGMVGDGINDAPALARAQIGFAMAAAGTDTAIETADVALMDDDLRKIPAFIRLSRQTSTVLTQNIALALVIKAIFLGVTFAGLATMWMAVFADMGVALLVVFNGLRLLRK; encoded by the coding sequence ATGAGCGATTCCCTGCACACCCACAAGCCCCACGCTGATCACGATCACGATCACAGCCACACGCTCAAGCCTGTGGAGAAACACGATCACGCCAGCCATGGCGGTTCTTGCTGTTCCAGCGCGGCGGCGCCCTCACTGATCAAACTCAGTGAAACGCCAACCGACGGTGCGCGCCTGAGCCGCTTCCGGATCGAGGCCATGGACTGCCCGACCGAGCAGACGCTGATCCAGAACAAACTCGGCAAACTAGCGGGTGTGCAGCAACTGGAATTCAACCTGATCAACCGCGTACTCGGCGTGACCCACGACCTGCCGACTACCGCGTCGATCATCGCCGCGATCAAGTCCATCGGCATGGTTGCCGAACCGATCGAGGAGGGCGCCGACGCGCAAGCCGGCAGCCTGGCCCCGGTGAAAAAGCCCTGGTGGCCGTTGGCGCTCTCGGGTGTCGGTGCCTTGGCGGCTGAAGTGATTCACTTCACCAGCGCCGCGCCGACCTGGGTGGTGGCCATCGTCGCGCTGGTGTCGATCCTCAGCGGTGGCTTGGGTACCTACAAAAAGGGCTGGATCGCCCTGAAGAACCTCAACCTGAACATCAACGCACTGATGAGCATCGCGGTGACCGGTGCGGTGTTGATTGGGCAGTGGCCGGAAGCGGCGATGGTGATGTTCCTGTTCACCGTGGCCGAGTTGATCGAAGCCAAATCCCTGGACCGCGCGCGCAATGCCATCAGCGGCCTGATGCAGATGACACCGGAAAAGGTCACCGTGCAGCAACAGGACGGTAACTGGGTCGAATCAGAAGCCAAAAACATCGAACTGGGTGCGCGGGTGCGGGTGCGTCCCGGCGAGCGCATTGGCCTGGACGGTGTCGTGGTGTCCGGCAACTCGACCATCGACCAAGCGCCGATTACCGGTGAAAGCCTGCCGGTGGAGAAAACCGTCGGCGACAAAGTCTTCGCCGGCACCATCAATCAGGCCGGTTCCCTGGAATACACCGTGACTGCGGCGGCCAACAACTCGACCCTGGCGCGGATCATTCATGCCGTGGAAGAGGCGCAAGGCGCACGGGCGCCGACCCAGCGCTTTGTCGACAGCTTCTCGAAAATCTACACCCCGGTGGTGTTCATCTTCGCCTTGGGCGTGGCGCTTGTCCCGCCGCTGTTCATGGGCGCGGCGTGGTTTGACTGGATCTACCGTGCGCTGGTGTTGCTGGTGGTCGCGTGCCCGTGTGCACTGGTGATTTCCACCCCGGTGACCATCGTCAGCGGCCTCGCGGCGGCGGCGCGCAAAGGCATCCTGATCAAGGGCGGCGTGTACCTGGAGGGCGGTTACAAACTCGATTACCTGGCGCTCGACAAGACCGGCACCATCACCCACGGCAAACCGGTGCAGACCGATTACCTGTCCCTGGACCCAACGGTGGAGGCCACCGCGCAAGTGCTCGCCGCCAGCCTGGCCGGGCGTTCGGATCACCCGGTGTCGCTGGCCATCGCCAACGCAGCGGTGGATAAACAGTTGGCGCTGCGTGCTGTGGATAACTTCGAAGCACTGACCGGCCGGGGCGTGCGCGGCGAGATCAACGGTCAGGTGTACCACCTGGGCAACCATCGCTTGGTCGAAGAACTGGGCCTGTGCTCGCCCGCGCTGGAAGAAAAACTGTTCGCCCTGGAAAAACAGGGCAAGACCGTGGTGTTGCTGCTCGACACCTCGGGCCCGTTGGCGCTGTTTGCCGTGGCGGACACGGTCAAGGAATCCAGCCGCGAAGCCATCCGGCAGTTGCATGACCTGGGTATCAAAACCCTGATGCTGACCGGCGACAACCCACACACCGCCCAGGCGATTGCCGCGCAGGTGGGGATTGATCAGGCCCGGGGCGACTTGCTGCCGACCGACAAACTCAACGCCATCGAAGCGCTGTACGCCCAAGGACACCGGGTCGGCATGGTCGGCGACGGCATCAACGACGCCCCGGCGCTGGCCCGTGCACAGATCGGTTTCGCGATGGCCGCCGCTGGCACCGACACGGCGATTGAAACCGCCGATGTCGCCCTGATGGACGACGATCTACGCAAGATTCCCGCCTTCATTCGCCTGTCGCGCCAGACCTCTACGGTCCTCACGCAAAATATCGCCTTGGCATTGGTCATCAAGGCGATCTTTCTTGGGGTAACCTTCGCAGGGCTCGCCACCATGTGGATGGCGGTGTTCGCCGACATGGGCGTGGCCCTGCTGGTGGTGTTCAATGGTCTGCGCCTGTTGCGCAAATAA
- the cadR gene encoding Cd(II)/Pb(II)-responsive transcriptional regulator, with translation MKIGELAKLTDCAVETIRYYEREGLLPEPARSDGNYRVYTQAHTERLTFIRNCRTLDMTLEEIRSLLALRDSPQDQCESVNALVDEHILHVKARIDGLLALQAQLIDLRQRCSEGPDIEQCGILQRLEVSGGVVASETEPSHVGRSHGH, from the coding sequence ATGAAGATCGGCGAACTGGCCAAACTGACCGACTGCGCGGTCGAAACCATCCGCTATTACGAACGCGAAGGCCTGCTGCCGGAACCCGCCCGCAGTGACGGCAACTACCGTGTCTACACCCAGGCCCACACCGAACGCCTGACCTTCATCCGCAACTGCCGCACCCTCGACATGACCCTCGAAGAAATCCGCAGCCTGCTGGCCCTGCGCGACAGCCCGCAGGATCAGTGCGAAAGCGTCAACGCGCTGGTCGACGAGCACATCCTTCACGTCAAGGCACGGATCGACGGTTTGCTGGCCTTGCAGGCACAACTCATCGACCTGCGCCAACGCTGCAGCGAAGGGCCGGATATCGAACAGTGCGGGATTTTGCAGCGGCTGGAAGTCAGCGGCGGAGTGGTGGCCAGTGAGACCGAGCCTTCCCATGTCGGGCGTAGCCACGGGCACTGA
- a CDS encoding thymidylate synthase gives MKQYLDLVAHVIKNGTKQANRTGVNTISFPGAMLRYDLKEGFPAITTRKMAFKSAIGEMCGFLRGVNNAAEFRALGCKVWDQNANENAQWLANPFRQGEDDLGEIYGVQWRKWPAYKQIPVSNQAAIEQTLSQGYRQIAEGEENGQAYVVLYKAIDQIRQCVDTIIKDPGSRRILFHGWNVAQLDEMALPPCHLLYQFHPNVETREISLTLYIRSNDLGLGTPFNLTEGAALLSLIGRLTGYTPRWFTYFIGDAHVYENHLDMLNEQLKREPFPMPKLVISDRVPEFAKTGVYQPEWLEQIEPSDFSLEGYEHHAPMTAPMAV, from the coding sequence ATGAAGCAATATCTCGATCTGGTCGCCCACGTCATCAAGAACGGCACCAAACAAGCCAACCGTACCGGCGTGAACACCATCAGCTTCCCCGGCGCGATGCTGCGTTATGACCTGAAAGAAGGTTTCCCGGCGATCACCACCCGCAAGATGGCCTTCAAATCGGCCATTGGCGAGATGTGCGGTTTCCTGCGCGGCGTGAACAATGCAGCTGAGTTCCGTGCGCTGGGCTGCAAGGTCTGGGACCAGAACGCCAACGAAAACGCCCAGTGGCTGGCCAACCCGTTCCGTCAGGGCGAAGACGACCTGGGCGAGATCTACGGCGTGCAATGGCGCAAATGGCCGGCGTACAAGCAGATCCCGGTCAGCAATCAGGCGGCTATCGAGCAGACCTTGAGCCAGGGCTATCGGCAGATCGCCGAAGGCGAAGAAAACGGCCAGGCCTACGTGGTGCTGTACAAGGCCATCGACCAGATTCGCCAGTGCGTCGACACCATCATCAAGGACCCGGGCAGCCGCCGGATCCTGTTCCACGGCTGGAACGTTGCGCAGCTGGATGAAATGGCCCTGCCGCCGTGCCACCTGCTGTATCAGTTCCACCCGAATGTCGAGACCAGGGAAATTTCCCTGACCCTCTACATCCGTTCCAACGACCTGGGCCTGGGCACGCCGTTCAACCTCACCGAAGGCGCCGCGCTGCTGAGCCTCATCGGTCGCCTGACCGGCTACACGCCACGCTGGTTCACCTATTTCATCGGTGATGCCCACGTCTACGAAAACCATTTGGACATGCTCAACGAACAGCTCAAGCGCGAGCCGTTCCCGATGCCAAAACTGGTGATCTCCGACCGCGTGCCGGAGTTTGCCAAGACCGGTGTGTACCAGCCGGAGTGGCTGGAACAGATCGAGCCAAGCGACTTCTCGCTGGAAGGCTACGAACACCATGCGCCAATGACCGCGCCGATGGCGGTCTAA
- the lgt gene encoding prolipoprotein diacylglyceryl transferase — protein sequence MLPYPQIDPVALAIGPLKIHWYGLMYLIGIGGAWLLASSRMNRFDPTWTKEKLSDMVFWMSMGVIVGGRLGYVLFYDLSAYIANPLLIFEVWKGGMSFHGGFIGVMLAALWFGKKNGKSFFQLMDFVAPMVPIGLGAGRIGNFINAELWGKPTDLPWAMIFPTDPAQLARHPSQLYQFALEGVALFVILWLYSRKPRPTMAVSGMFALFYGIFRFVVELVRVPDAQLGYLAFGWVTMGQVLCIPMIVGGLYLIWLAYNRAPATPATPAP from the coding sequence ATGCTGCCTTACCCGCAGATTGACCCGGTGGCCCTGGCCATCGGCCCGCTGAAAATCCACTGGTACGGCCTGATGTACCTGATCGGTATCGGCGGCGCGTGGTTGCTGGCGTCGAGCCGGATGAACCGCTTCGACCCGACCTGGACCAAGGAGAAGCTCTCCGACATGGTCTTCTGGATGTCGATGGGCGTGATTGTCGGCGGCCGCCTGGGTTATGTGCTGTTTTACGACCTGAGCGCCTACATCGCCAACCCGCTGCTGATTTTCGAGGTGTGGAAGGGCGGCATGTCGTTCCACGGAGGCTTCATCGGCGTGATGCTGGCGGCACTGTGGTTTGGCAAAAAGAACGGCAAGTCGTTCTTCCAGCTGATGGACTTCGTCGCACCGATGGTGCCGATCGGCCTGGGTGCCGGGCGCATTGGCAACTTCATCAACGCCGAGCTGTGGGGCAAGCCGACCGACCTGCCGTGGGCGATGATCTTCCCGACCGATCCGGCGCAGCTGGCGCGCCACCCGTCGCAGCTGTACCAGTTCGCCCTCGAAGGCGTGGCATTGTTTGTCATCCTTTGGCTGTACTCGCGCAAGCCTCGGCCGACCATGGCGGTCTCCGGGATGTTCGCGCTGTTCTACGGGATCTTCCGGTTCGTCGTTGAACTGGTGCGGGTGCCGGACGCGCAACTCGGCTACCTGGCATTCGGCTGGGTGACCATGGGTCAGGTGCTGTGCATCCCGATGATCGTCGGCGGCCTGTATCTGATCTGGCTGGCCTACAACCGCGCCCCGGCGACTCCCGCTACTCCGGCGCCTTGA
- a CDS encoding sulfite exporter TauE/SafE family protein has protein sequence MEFLLYMVLGACAGVLAGLFGVGGGIIIVPVLVFSFSLQGFDPSVLTHLAVGTSLATIIFTSVNAVREHQRKGAVRWPIFVWMTLGILLGAGFGAMTAEAISGPHLQKIIGVFALVIAVQMALELKPKASRTVPGKVGLTLAGSVIGWASAIFGIGGGSLTVPFLTWRSVPMQQAVATSSACGLPIALASALSFMILGWHDPLLPAHSLGFIYLPALLGIALTSMLFARFGARLAHKLSPRLLKRLFAALLLCVGTSFLL, from the coding sequence ATGGAATTTCTGCTCTACATGGTGCTGGGTGCCTGCGCAGGCGTGTTGGCCGGGCTGTTCGGGGTCGGTGGCGGGATCATCATTGTCCCGGTGCTGGTGTTCAGTTTCTCCTTGCAGGGCTTTGATCCGTCGGTACTCACCCACCTGGCGGTCGGCACGTCGCTGGCGACCATCATCTTTACCTCGGTCAATGCGGTTCGCGAGCATCAGCGCAAAGGCGCGGTGCGCTGGCCGATCTTTGTCTGGATGACCCTGGGGATTCTCCTCGGCGCAGGCTTTGGTGCGATGACCGCCGAAGCGATCTCCGGCCCGCACTTGCAGAAAATCATCGGCGTGTTTGCCCTGGTGATCGCCGTGCAAATGGCCCTGGAGCTCAAACCCAAGGCCAGCCGAACCGTTCCCGGCAAGGTGGGTCTGACCCTGGCCGGCAGCGTAATTGGCTGGGCCTCGGCGATTTTCGGGATTGGCGGCGGTTCGTTGACCGTGCCGTTCCTGACCTGGCGCAGCGTGCCGATGCAGCAAGCCGTGGCGACTTCATCGGCCTGTGGCCTGCCGATCGCATTGGCCAGTGCATTAAGTTTCATGATTCTGGGCTGGCACGATCCCCTGTTACCCGCCCATAGTCTGGGGTTCATTTATTTACCGGCGCTGCTGGGCATTGCCCTGACCAGCATGCTGTTCGCCCGTTTCGGCGCACGACTGGCCCACAAGCTGTCGCCGCGTTTGCTCAAAAGACTGTTTGCCGCTTTGCTGTTGTGCGTGGGCACCAGCTTTTTGCTCTGA
- a CDS encoding NRDE family protein — protein sequence MCLIVFAWRPGHATPLIVAANRDEFYARPSLPLAQWPEAPQVYAGRDLEAGGTWLGIGANGRFAALTNIRNPHQPPARKSRGELVARFLSGDMSIDDYLTDVSRRSLEYAGFNLLVGNARELWHYHALAPEPVLLAAGVYGLSNAGLDTPWPKVLKAKAALSEVLADPQPQALLDLLSDPHTAPFAELPDTGVGLATESLLSSVFIASPSYGTRASTALIVQADGTRVMVERSFGPYGGHLGEVELRI from the coding sequence ATGTGCCTGATCGTTTTCGCCTGGCGCCCCGGCCACGCAACGCCGCTGATCGTCGCGGCCAACCGCGATGAGTTTTATGCCCGCCCCAGCCTGCCGCTGGCCCAATGGCCCGAAGCCCCGCAGGTGTACGCCGGTCGTGACCTGGAGGCCGGTGGCACCTGGCTCGGCATTGGCGCCAACGGGCGCTTTGCCGCGCTGACCAACATCCGCAACCCGCACCAACCCCCCGCGCGTAAATCCCGAGGCGAGTTGGTGGCGCGTTTTCTCAGTGGTGACATGTCGATTGATGACTATTTGACCGACGTTTCTCGACGTTCACTGGAATATGCCGGCTTCAACCTGTTGGTCGGCAACGCCAGGGAGCTCTGGCACTACCACGCGCTGGCACCTGAACCGGTGTTGCTGGCGGCGGGTGTCTATGGCCTGTCGAATGCCGGCCTCGACACCCCTTGGCCGAAAGTGCTCAAGGCCAAGGCTGCGTTGAGCGAAGTGCTGGCCGACCCTCAACCGCAGGCGTTGCTGGACTTGTTAAGCGACCCGCACACCGCACCATTCGCCGAACTTCCGGACACTGGAGTCGGCTTGGCGACCGAGAGTTTGTTGTCGAGTGTGTTCATTGCCAGCCCAAGTTACGGGACACGAGCGAGTACCGCGCTGATTGTTCAGGCGGATGGGACGCGGGTGATGGTCGAGCGCAGCTTCGGGCCGTATGGCGGGCATTTGGGGGAGGTGGAGTTGAGAATTTAA